A window from Engraulis encrasicolus isolate BLACKSEA-1 chromosome 13, IST_EnEncr_1.0, whole genome shotgun sequence encodes these proteins:
- the cmss1 gene encoding protein CMSS1, which yields MGDDLGDEWWVHGEDSGVSEGEAAGAEEVTKEKKTKKKGKPQGKRKSVEEEDGDEEQIPKKKKKRKIDDTETPAKDKKKKNLNQKEKGGKPTKDVQTGVVKKKNSIPKTASVAEVVKDEVQPEGEKKKKKRKKKRITEVLAVSEPCAATPADLQQALQTHLTNTRSVIEQEELTLHDSSFLTCNDLTHSLSSYMKQVCPKWAKLQKRHTMKSSLVIIIACSSALRVLELIKQLAVFKGEAKILKLFARHIKVEEQVQLLKKFVSHIGVGTPARIAELIQKDGLSLEALKYVVLDWNWRDQKCRRMVDVPEVKPEMFKMLETGILQRCRSGDTKIGLF from the exons ATGGGAGACGATTTGGGAGATGAGTGGTGGGTTCACGGAGAAGATTCAG gtgtgtctgAAGGGGAGGCTGCTGGAGCAGAGGAGGTGACGAAAGAGAAGAAGACTAAGAAGAAAGGGAAGCcacaggggaagaggaagagtgtggaggaggaagatggggatgAGGAACAGAtaccaaagaagaagaagaagcggaAGATTGATGACACTGAGACCCCAGCGAaggacaagaagaaaaagaatctCAACCAG AAAGAAAAGGGTGGCAAGCCAACAAAAGATGTTCAAACAGGAgtggtgaagaagaagaacagcATCCCTAAG ACGGCCAGTGTTGCCGAAGTGGTAAAGGATGAAGTGCAgccagaaggagagaagaagaaaaagaaacggaagaag aAGAGGATAACGGAGGTGCTTGCCGTGTCAGAGCCGTGTGCTGCGACCCCAGCTGACCTGCAGCAGGCTCTGCAGACCCACCTGACCAACACACGCTCTGTCATCGAACAGGAGGAGCTCACACTGCACG ACTCGAGTTTCCTGACCTGCAATGacctcacacactcactgtcaTCCTACATGAAGCaag tgtgtcctaAGTGGGCGAAGCTCCAGAAGCGCCACACGATGAAGAGCTCTCTGGTCATCATCATCGCCTGCAGCTCAGCACTCCGAGTACTGGAGCTCATCAA GCAATTGGCTGTGTTTAAAGGAGAAGCCAAAATTCTGAAACTGTTTGCCAGACATATAAAG gtggaaGAGCAGGTGCAGCTGTTGAAGAAGTTTGTTTCACACATCGGAGTGGGGACGCCAGCCAGGATAGCTGAACTCATACAGAAAG ACGGTCTCAGTCTTGAGGCTCTGAAGTATGTGGTTCTGGATTGGAATTGGAGAGATCAGAAATGTAGGAGGATGGTGGACGTgcctgag gtGAAACCAGAGATGTTCAAAATGCTGGAAACTGGAATTTTACAACGTTGCCGAAGTGGAGATACCAAGATTGGACTATtttga